TTCACCATCGAAGGCACGAGCGCCCGGCACGTCCGGAAGATCCCCGTGAGGTTCGTCGAGAGGACCGCGTCCCACTCCTCCTTCTTCATCCGCATGAGGAGGTTGTCGCGGGTGATCCCGGCGTTGTTCACGAGGATCGGGATGCTACCACAGGCTTCGAGCAGCCCCGCGCACCCCCGCTCGACCGACAGGTCGTCCGCGACGTCCATGGCGAGGGCCCGCGCACGGCCCCCCGCCTCCTCGATGGAGCGGGCGGTCGCGACGGCCGCCTCCTCGGTCCGCGCCGCGCAGGCGACCTCCGCCCCCGCGCGGGCGAGAGCCAGGGCGATCTCCCGCCCGATGCCCCGCGAGGCCCCCGTGACGAGGGCGATCTTCCCCGAGAGCGTCGCGCTCATGCGGCTTCCTCCAGCGTCCGGACCGACTGCTCGAGGGTCTCCGGGTCGGAGACGTTCAGCACGACCGCCTCCTTCACGATGCGTCGCACGAGCCCGGAAAGGACCTTGCCCGGTCCGACCTCGACGAACACGCGGTGACCGTCCGCGGCCATCCGCTCGATCTCCTCCTGCCAACGCACCGGAGAGGCGACCTGCGCGAGGAGTGCCTGCCTCGCCTGAGCGGCCGTGGTCACCGGCGCCGCGTCGACGTTGGTGTAGACGGGGTGGGAAGGATCGCTCCATGCCATCGCACCGACGACGTCGTTCAGTCGCTCGGCGGCGGGGCGCATGAGCGCGCAATGGAAGGGCGCGCTCACCGGGAGCGGAACCGCCCGCCTGGCCCCGGCGGCGAGCGCCGCCTCGCAGGCGCGCTGCACCGCGGCGGCGTGCCCGGCGATCACGATCTGCCCCGCGCCGTTGAAGTTGGCGGGCGAGACGACCTCGTCCCCGGCGACGCGCGCGCAGATCGCGCCGATCGCGGGGGCGTCGAGCCCGAGGATCGCGGCCATCGCGCCTTCGCCCGCCGGAACGGCTTCCTGCATGAAGGCGCCGCGTCGGCGCACCGCCCTCACGGCGTCCTCGAAGGCGATCGTGCCGGCGGCGACGTTGGCGCTCCACTCGCCGAGGCTGTGTCCCGCGGAGGCGGAGGGCCGTGCTCCGCGCTCCTCGAGCGCGCGCAGCGCGGCGATCGATACGGCGAGGATGGCGGGCTGGGTGGTCTCGGTGCGCGCGAGCTGCGCGTCGGTACCTTCGAAGCAGGTCGCCGACAAGGGGACGCCGAGCGCCGCGTCGGCCCGCTCGAGCGTCTCGCGCGAGACCGGGAACGCCGAGGCGAGCGAACGCCCCATTCCGGGATGCTGCGAGCCTTGGCCGGGGAACAGGGCGGCGAACCGGATCACCAGCGCACCACGCTCGCACCCCAGGTGAGGCCGGCGCCGAAGGCGGCCATCAGGACGATCTGGCCGCGCCGGATCTTCCCCTCGCGCACCGCTTCGTCCAGCGCCATCGGGATCGAGGCGGCCGAGGTGTTGCCGTAGCGCTCGATGTCGACGTAGCAGCGCTCCGCGGGGATGCCGAGCCGGTCGCCGACCGCGTCGATGATCCGGCGGTTGGCCTGGTGAGGCACGAACCAGTCGACGTCCGCGGGGGTCAGGCCCGCGGCGTGGAGCACCTCGCGCGACACCTCCTCGATGGCGCGCACCGCGATCTTGAAGGTCTCGTTCCCCTTCATCTTGATGAAGTGCTGCCGCTCCCGAACGGTATCCGCCGACGGGGGCAGCTGCGTGCCTCCCGCGGGCAGCGTGATGAAGTCCTGCATGGAGCCGTCGGTGTGCATCGCCGATGCGAGCACGCCCCGCGGCGGCTCCCCCGCCTGCATCAGGACCGCGCCCGCACCGTCGGCGAAGATCACGCAGGTCGTCCGGTCCTGCCAGTCGATGTACTTGCTCAGGACCTCCGCGCCGATCACGAGCACGTTGCGGCAGCGGCCGGTGAGGATGAACTGCTTCGCGACGGACTGTGCGTAGATGAACCCCGAGCAGCCCGCCGCCATGTCGAACGCGGCCGCACGGGTGGCGCCGAGCTGGTGCTGCACCGTGCACGAGGTGGCGGGGATCGGCCGGTCGGGGGTGACGGTCGCCAGGATGATGAGGTCGACGTCCTCCGGCGGGACGCCCGCGGACTCCAGCGCCCGTCGCCCGGCCTCGACGGCGAAGGGCGAGAGGCTCTCCCCGTCGGCGGCGATGCGTCGCTCGCGGATCCCGGTGCGGGTGGTGATCCACTCGTC
The sequence above is a segment of the Candidatus Polarisedimenticolaceae bacterium genome. Coding sequences within it:
- the fabD gene encoding ACP S-malonyltransferase translates to MIRFAALFPGQGSQHPGMGRSLASAFPVSRETLERADAALGVPLSATCFEGTDAQLARTETTQPAILAVSIAALRALEERGARPSASAGHSLGEWSANVAAGTIAFEDAVRAVRRRGAFMQEAVPAGEGAMAAILGLDAPAIGAICARVAGDEVVSPANFNGAGQIVIAGHAAAVQRACEAALAAGARRAVPLPVSAPFHCALMRPAAERLNDVVGAMAWSDPSHPVYTNVDAAPVTTAAQARQALLAQVASPVRWQEEIERMAADGHRVFVEVGPGKVLSGLVRRIVKEAVVLNVSDPETLEQSVRTLEEAA
- a CDS encoding beta-ketoacyl-ACP synthase III, with amino-acid sequence MQPRSAILAGTGMSVPSRVVTNRDLEKVVETSDEWITTRTGIRERRIAADGESLSPFAVEAGRRALESAGVPPEDVDLIILATVTPDRPIPATSCTVQHQLGATRAAAFDMAAGCSGFIYAQSVAKQFILTGRCRNVLVIGAEVLSKYIDWQDRTTCVIFADGAGAVLMQAGEPPRGVLASAMHTDGSMQDFITLPAGGTQLPPSADTVRERQHFIKMKGNETFKIAVRAIEEVSREVLHAAGLTPADVDWFVPHQANRRIIDAVGDRLGIPAERCYVDIERYGNTSAASIPMALDEAVREGKIRRGQIVLMAAFGAGLTWGASVVRW
- the fabG gene encoding 3-oxoacyl-ACP reductase FabG: MSATLSGKIALVTGASRGIGREIALALARAGAEVACAARTEEAAVATARSIEEAGGRARALAMDVADDLSVERGCAGLLEACGSIPILVNNAGITRDNLLMRMKKEEWDAVLSTNLTGIFRTCRALVPSMVKARYGRIVNVTSVVAKIGNPGQVNYAAAKAGIEGMTRSLAREIASRNVTVNCVAPGFIDTDMTRELPEEARKKLLDQVPLRRLGTAADVASAVVFLVGEGASYITGATLDVNGGMYM